One window from the genome of Lasioglossum baleicum chromosome 9, iyLasBale1, whole genome shotgun sequence encodes:
- the LOC143212335 gene encoding structural maintenance of chromosomes protein 1A-like isoform X2: MDAISFVMGEKTSSLRVKRCSELIHGAAIGLPVARSASVTAVFELEDGSEKNFMRSVRESSSEYRINHNVVTSQVYFNELEHLGINVKAKNFLVFQGAIESIAMKNPKERTALFEEISNSGALKAEYERLKTEMLKAEMEMQFFYQRRRGIAAERKELKLEKDEAEKYQRLKKEYVEKQVELQLFRLFHNEKHTESLEVLQKEKQYKIEKIEKKKEKAKELLKEKKKDAGELGSDLDKIEQDIREVEADITKKKQTFIKAKERVAHMQKKVESARKSLAQARIADGAHKKDINELQDELRLVEQAKAAYEASIAGQSQLQGRDVQLEDEQVEEYNRLKEEAGKQSARYLPLLDSINRKQKSDQDRLDNEGRKKTEVENKHKQKGHMQDEAAKRVERLGEHIKTSEAALEDQKKLRSDLQSDIGIAKDKIQNLERELESISEQLGDARVDKHEMSRTKRKTEVVEHFKLLFPGVYDRMYNMCEPIHKKYNVAITKVLGRYMEAIVVDTEKTARHCIQYLKEQYLEPETFLPLDYIQAKPLKERLRNIQEPKNVKLLYDVLHFSPKDIERAVLFATNNALVCETPEDANKVAYEMDKNARYNCVALDGSFYQKSGIISGGSLDLAKKAERWDEKQTAQLKAQKMKLTEELHESLKKSRKESELNIVESQIRGLETRLKYSKSDFLETQKQIATLAIELEGLQNELNMFAPTIAAIEKTMAARDREIQNIKENMNNVEDDVFARFCEKIGVSNIRQYEGKELRSQQERSKKRMEFENQCNRIHSQLDFERQRDTESNVLRWEQAVQDAEDKLESARRVESNQKMEMDHDATRIEQLKSERDMKKLKVDQKDDEIGNARCKVRAIAKDIQAAQIQLNGIETKIEQKKVDRHTILMQCKMEDIVIPMLHGNMEDIINETDEVNNTESNNDSGLSNQRQYERERRITIDYGLLPEILKNVDDDDIKKTRDELTRLITDLQSAIQRIEAPNMKATERLDLVKEKLQETNEVFEQSRKKAKNTKTQFEKIKKERYDKFMSCFEHVANEIDPIYKSLAKSRSAQAFLGLENPEEPYLNGINYNCVAPGKRFQPMSNLSGGEKTVAALALLFAIHSFQPAPFFVLDEIDAALDGTNIGKVASYIRNKTSSLQTIVISLNEEFYTHADALIGICPDSGKCLESKVITLDLSVYPTHIERVLVAAQLRPTPDPLKTGDARTESPVGPA, translated from the exons ATGGACGCGATCAGTTTCGTGATGGGAGAGAAAACAAGTAGTTTACGTGTGAAACGTTGTAGCGAGCTGATCCACGGAGCAGCGATAGGACTGCCAGTAGCTCGAAG CGCGTCTGTAACCGCCGTCTTTGAACTGGAAGATGGCAGTGAGAAAAATTTTATGCGTTCTGTGCGAGAATCTTCCTCCGAGTATAGAATAAATCATAAT GTTGTCACGAGTCAAGTATACTTTAACGAATTGGAACACCTTGGTATTAATGTGAAAGCAAAAAATTTCCTTGTTTTCCAAGGAGCCATTGAATCAATTGCCATGAAAAATCCAAAAGAGCGTACTGCACTGTTCGAAGAGATTAGTAATTCGGGAGCACTGAAAGCAGAGTATGAAAG ATTGAAGACAGAAATGTTGAAGGCAGAAATGGAAATGCAGTTCTTCTATCAGAGGAGAAGGGGGATCGCCGCTGAGAGAAAAGAACTGAAACTAGAGAAGGATGAAGCTGAGAAGTATCAACGTTTGAAGAAAGAATATGTAGAAAAGCAAGTTGAATTGCAATTGTTTCGTTTGTTTCATAATGAGAAGCACACGGAGAGTTTAGAAGTGTTGCAAAAGGAAAAGCAATACAAGATCGAGAAgatagaaaagaagaaagagaaggcGAAGGAGTTgttgaaagaaaagaaaaaagatgcTGGAGAATTGGGAAGCGACCTCGATAAAATCGAACAGGACATCAGAGAAGTGGAAGCGGACAtaacaaagaaaaaacaaacGTTTATCAAAGCGAAGGAACGCGTTGCGCATATGCAGAAGAAGGTAGAATCCGCACGGAAGTCATTGGCTCAAGCTCGCATCGCGGATGGAGCTCATAAGAAAGATATAAATGAGCTTCAGGACGAATTGCGACTAGTGGAGCAAGCTAAAGCAGCCTACGAAGCAAGTATAGCTGGGCAATCGCAGCTGCAAGGAAGAGACGTACAACTTGAAGACGAACAG GTGGAGGAGTACAATCGTTTGAAAGAGGAAGCAGGCAAACAGTCGGCAAGGTATCTGCCACTCCTCGATTCCATTAATCGCAAACAAAAATCTGACCAAGACAGACTAGACAACGAAGGACGGAAGAAAACTGAGGTAGAGAACAAGCACAAACAGAAAGGTCACATGCAAGACGAAGCTGCGAAGAGAGTAGAGAGATTAGGGGAACATATTAAAACGTCGGAAGCTGCTTTGGAGGATCAGAAGAAGCTGAGATCTGATTTACAGTCGGACATTGGTATTGCCAAAGATAAAATACAGAACCTTGAACGAGAATTGGAAAGCATTTCTGAGCAATTGGGCGACGCGAGAGTTGACAAGCACGAAATGTCAAGGACTAAGAGGAAAACCGAAGTTGTAGAACATTTTAAGCTCTTGTTCCCTGGGGTG TACGACCGTATGTATAATATGTGCGAACCTATTCATAAGAAGTACAATGTTGCAATTACTAAAGTCCTCGGTAGATACATGGAGGCGATTGTTGTCGATACAGAGAAAACAGCTAGACATTGTATTCAATACCTCAAAGAACAGTATCTCGAACCAGAAACGTTTCTTCCTCTCGATTATATTCAAGCGAAGCCCTTGAAAGAAAGGCTTAG AAACATTCAAGAAcctaaaaatgtaaaattgttgTACGACGTCTTGCATTTTTCTCCGAAGGATATTGAGAGGGCTGTGTTGTTTGCTACGAATAACGCTCTCGTGTGTGAAACGCCTGAAGATGCGAATAAAGTAGCTTATGAAATGGACAAAAATGCAAGATACAAT TGTGTTGCGTTAGACGGATCGTTTTATCAAAAATCTGGAATTATATCTGGCGGTAGTTTGGATCTTGCAAAGAAAGCGGAACGGTGGGACGAGAAACAAACGGCTCAACTGAAAGCACAGAAG aTGAAATTAACGGAAGAGTTACACGAGTCTTTGAAGAAGTCTCGGAAAGAGTCCGAATTGAACATAGTTGAATCGCAAATACGTGGATTAGAAACACGGCTGAAGTATAGCAAGAGTGATTTTCTCGAAACT CAAAAACAAATTGCAACACTCGCGATAGAATTAGAAGGTTTACAGAATGAGTTGAATATGTTCGCT CCAACGATCGCTGCTATTGAGAAAACTATGGCTGCAAGGGACCGagaaatacaaaatattaaagaGAACATGAACAATGTCGAGGATGACGTATTCGCCAGATTTTGCGAAAAAATAGGAGTGTCCAATATTCGTCAGTACGAAGGAAAAGAGTTAAG ATCACAACAGGAAAGATCAAAGAAGAGAATGGAATTTGAGAACCAATGCAACCGCATACACAGTCAATTAGATTTTGAGAGACAACGCGACACGGAGA GCAACGTTTTACGTTGGGAACAAGCGGTTCAAGATGCAGAAGACAAGCTCGAGTCAGCAAGGCGGGTTGAGTCTAATCAGAAAATGGAGATGGATCACGATGCGACTCGAATAGAACAATTGAAATCAGAACGGGACATGAAGAAACTGAAGGTTGACCAAAAGGACGATGAAATTGGCAACGCGAGATGCAAGGTTCGGGCAATCGCGAAAGACATACAAGCTGCCCAGATACAATTGAACGGTATCGAAACGAAAATTGAGCAAAAGAAAGTTGATCGGCACACTATACTGATGCAGTGCAAG ATGGAGGATATTGTAATTCCAATGCTCCACGGGAATATGGAGGACATTATTAATGAGACGGATGAAGTTAACAACACAGAATCCAATAATGACTCAGGTTTGAGCAATCAGCGGCAATACGAACGAGAAAGACGAATCACCATCGATTATGGTCTTCTCcctgaaattttgaagaacgtGGACGATGACGATATCAAGAAAACCCGCGACGAACTAACGAGGTTGATTACCGATTTACAGAGTGCCATTCAAAGAATTGAAGCTCCCAATATGaag GCGACGGAAAGATTAGATCTCGTCAAGGAGAAATTACAAGAGACAAACGAAGTATTCGAGCAGTCCCGGAAAAAGGCGAAGAATACGAAAACACAGTTCGAGAAAATCAAGAAGGAGAGGTACGACAAATTCATGTCATGTTTCGAGCATGTGGCCAACGAGATCGATCCGATTTACAAG AGTCTCGCAAAAAGTCGGTCTGCCCAGGCATTCCTTGGTCTAGAAAATCCAGAAGAACCATACCTGAATggtattaattataattgtgTTGCTCCGGGAAAACGATTCCAGCCAATGTCGAATTTGTCTGGAGGAGAGAAAACAGTTGCCGCGTTGGCTTTGTTGTTTGCAATTCATAG TTTCCAACCAGCACCGTTTTTTGTATTGGATGAGATCGATGCTGCACTGGATGGTACTAATATAGGAAAAGTTGCAAGTTACATACGTAACAAGACAAGCTCCTTGCAAACCATTGTTATATCTTTGAATGAAGAGTTTTATACGCATGCTGACGCATTGATTGGCATTTGCCCTGAT
- the LOC143212335 gene encoding structural maintenance of chromosomes protein 1A-like isoform X3, which produces MPAFLKHIEVDNFKSYKGELIIGPLKSFTAVIGPNGSGKSNFMDAISFVMGEKTSSLRVKRCSELIHGAAIGLPVARSASVTAVFELEDGSEKNFMRSVRESSSEYRINHNVVTSQVYFNELEHLGINVKAKNFLVFQGAIESIAMKNPKERTALFEEISNSGALKAEYERLKTEMLKAEMEMQFFYQRRRGIAAERKELKLEKDEAEKYQRLKKEYVEKQVELQLFRLFHNEKHTESLEVLQKEKQYKIEKIEKKKEKAKELLKEKKKDAGELGSDLDKIEQDIREVEADITKKKQTFIKAKERVAHMQKKVESARKSLAQARIADGAHKKDINELQDELRLVEQAKAAYEASIAGQSQLQGRDVQLEDEQVEEYNRLKEEAGKQSARYLPLLDSINRKQKSDQDRLDNEGRKKTEVENKHKQKGHMQDEAAKRVERLGEHIKTSEAALEDQKKLRSDLQSDIGIAKDKIQNLERELESISEQLGDARVDKHEMSRTKRKTEVVEHFKLLFPGVYDRMYNMCEPIHKKYNVAITKVLGRYMEAIVVDTEKTARHCIQYLKEQYLEPETFLPLDYIQAKPLKERLRNIQEPKNVKLLYDVLHFSPKDIERAVLFATNNALVCETPEDANKVAYEMDKNARYNCVALDGSFYQKSGIISGGSLDLAKKAERWDEKQTAQLKAQKMKLTEELHESLKKSRKESELNIVESQIRGLETRLKYSKSDFLETQKQIATLAIELEGLQNELNMFAPTIAAIEKTMAARDREIQNIKENMNNVEDDVFARFCEKIGVSNIRQYEGKELRSQQERSKKRMEFENQCNRIHSQLDFERQRDTESNVLRWEQAVQDAEDKLESARRVESNQKMEMDHDATRIEQLKSERDMKKLKVDQKDDEIGNARCKVRAIAKDIQAAQIQLNGIETKIEQKKVDRHTILMQCKMEDIVIPMLHGNMEDIINETDEVNNTESNNDSGLSNQRQYERERRITIDYGLLPEILKNVDDDDIKKTRDELTRLITDLQSAIQRIEAPNMKATERLDLVKEKLQETNEVFEQSRKKAKNTKTQFEKIKKERVSQKVGLPRHSLV; this is translated from the exons ATGCCGGCGTTTTTGAAGCATATCGAAGTGGATAACTTTAAGTCGTACAAAGGGGAACTTATTATCGGTCCTTTGAAATCGTTTACCGCTGTTATCGGACCAAATGGAAGTG GAAAATCCAATTTTATGGACGCGATCAGTTTCGTGATGGGAGAGAAAACAAGTAGTTTACGTGTGAAACGTTGTAGCGAGCTGATCCACGGAGCAGCGATAGGACTGCCAGTAGCTCGAAG CGCGTCTGTAACCGCCGTCTTTGAACTGGAAGATGGCAGTGAGAAAAATTTTATGCGTTCTGTGCGAGAATCTTCCTCCGAGTATAGAATAAATCATAAT GTTGTCACGAGTCAAGTATACTTTAACGAATTGGAACACCTTGGTATTAATGTGAAAGCAAAAAATTTCCTTGTTTTCCAAGGAGCCATTGAATCAATTGCCATGAAAAATCCAAAAGAGCGTACTGCACTGTTCGAAGAGATTAGTAATTCGGGAGCACTGAAAGCAGAGTATGAAAG ATTGAAGACAGAAATGTTGAAGGCAGAAATGGAAATGCAGTTCTTCTATCAGAGGAGAAGGGGGATCGCCGCTGAGAGAAAAGAACTGAAACTAGAGAAGGATGAAGCTGAGAAGTATCAACGTTTGAAGAAAGAATATGTAGAAAAGCAAGTTGAATTGCAATTGTTTCGTTTGTTTCATAATGAGAAGCACACGGAGAGTTTAGAAGTGTTGCAAAAGGAAAAGCAATACAAGATCGAGAAgatagaaaagaagaaagagaaggcGAAGGAGTTgttgaaagaaaagaaaaaagatgcTGGAGAATTGGGAAGCGACCTCGATAAAATCGAACAGGACATCAGAGAAGTGGAAGCGGACAtaacaaagaaaaaacaaacGTTTATCAAAGCGAAGGAACGCGTTGCGCATATGCAGAAGAAGGTAGAATCCGCACGGAAGTCATTGGCTCAAGCTCGCATCGCGGATGGAGCTCATAAGAAAGATATAAATGAGCTTCAGGACGAATTGCGACTAGTGGAGCAAGCTAAAGCAGCCTACGAAGCAAGTATAGCTGGGCAATCGCAGCTGCAAGGAAGAGACGTACAACTTGAAGACGAACAG GTGGAGGAGTACAATCGTTTGAAAGAGGAAGCAGGCAAACAGTCGGCAAGGTATCTGCCACTCCTCGATTCCATTAATCGCAAACAAAAATCTGACCAAGACAGACTAGACAACGAAGGACGGAAGAAAACTGAGGTAGAGAACAAGCACAAACAGAAAGGTCACATGCAAGACGAAGCTGCGAAGAGAGTAGAGAGATTAGGGGAACATATTAAAACGTCGGAAGCTGCTTTGGAGGATCAGAAGAAGCTGAGATCTGATTTACAGTCGGACATTGGTATTGCCAAAGATAAAATACAGAACCTTGAACGAGAATTGGAAAGCATTTCTGAGCAATTGGGCGACGCGAGAGTTGACAAGCACGAAATGTCAAGGACTAAGAGGAAAACCGAAGTTGTAGAACATTTTAAGCTCTTGTTCCCTGGGGTG TACGACCGTATGTATAATATGTGCGAACCTATTCATAAGAAGTACAATGTTGCAATTACTAAAGTCCTCGGTAGATACATGGAGGCGATTGTTGTCGATACAGAGAAAACAGCTAGACATTGTATTCAATACCTCAAAGAACAGTATCTCGAACCAGAAACGTTTCTTCCTCTCGATTATATTCAAGCGAAGCCCTTGAAAGAAAGGCTTAG AAACATTCAAGAAcctaaaaatgtaaaattgttgTACGACGTCTTGCATTTTTCTCCGAAGGATATTGAGAGGGCTGTGTTGTTTGCTACGAATAACGCTCTCGTGTGTGAAACGCCTGAAGATGCGAATAAAGTAGCTTATGAAATGGACAAAAATGCAAGATACAAT TGTGTTGCGTTAGACGGATCGTTTTATCAAAAATCTGGAATTATATCTGGCGGTAGTTTGGATCTTGCAAAGAAAGCGGAACGGTGGGACGAGAAACAAACGGCTCAACTGAAAGCACAGAAG aTGAAATTAACGGAAGAGTTACACGAGTCTTTGAAGAAGTCTCGGAAAGAGTCCGAATTGAACATAGTTGAATCGCAAATACGTGGATTAGAAACACGGCTGAAGTATAGCAAGAGTGATTTTCTCGAAACT CAAAAACAAATTGCAACACTCGCGATAGAATTAGAAGGTTTACAGAATGAGTTGAATATGTTCGCT CCAACGATCGCTGCTATTGAGAAAACTATGGCTGCAAGGGACCGagaaatacaaaatattaaagaGAACATGAACAATGTCGAGGATGACGTATTCGCCAGATTTTGCGAAAAAATAGGAGTGTCCAATATTCGTCAGTACGAAGGAAAAGAGTTAAG ATCACAACAGGAAAGATCAAAGAAGAGAATGGAATTTGAGAACCAATGCAACCGCATACACAGTCAATTAGATTTTGAGAGACAACGCGACACGGAGA GCAACGTTTTACGTTGGGAACAAGCGGTTCAAGATGCAGAAGACAAGCTCGAGTCAGCAAGGCGGGTTGAGTCTAATCAGAAAATGGAGATGGATCACGATGCGACTCGAATAGAACAATTGAAATCAGAACGGGACATGAAGAAACTGAAGGTTGACCAAAAGGACGATGAAATTGGCAACGCGAGATGCAAGGTTCGGGCAATCGCGAAAGACATACAAGCTGCCCAGATACAATTGAACGGTATCGAAACGAAAATTGAGCAAAAGAAAGTTGATCGGCACACTATACTGATGCAGTGCAAG ATGGAGGATATTGTAATTCCAATGCTCCACGGGAATATGGAGGACATTATTAATGAGACGGATGAAGTTAACAACACAGAATCCAATAATGACTCAGGTTTGAGCAATCAGCGGCAATACGAACGAGAAAGACGAATCACCATCGATTATGGTCTTCTCcctgaaattttgaagaacgtGGACGATGACGATATCAAGAAAACCCGCGACGAACTAACGAGGTTGATTACCGATTTACAGAGTGCCATTCAAAGAATTGAAGCTCCCAATATGaag GCGACGGAAAGATTAGATCTCGTCAAGGAGAAATTACAAGAGACAAACGAAGTATTCGAGCAGTCCCGGAAAAAGGCGAAGAATACGAAAACACAGTTCGAGAAAATCAAGAAGGAGAG AGTCTCGCAAAAAGTCGGTCTGCCCAGGCATTCCTTGGTCTAG
- the LOC143212335 gene encoding structural maintenance of chromosomes protein 1A-like isoform X1 — MPAFLKHIEVDNFKSYKGELIIGPLKSFTAVIGPNGSGKSNFMDAISFVMGEKTSSLRVKRCSELIHGAAIGLPVARSASVTAVFELEDGSEKNFMRSVRESSSEYRINHNVVTSQVYFNELEHLGINVKAKNFLVFQGAIESIAMKNPKERTALFEEISNSGALKAEYERLKTEMLKAEMEMQFFYQRRRGIAAERKELKLEKDEAEKYQRLKKEYVEKQVELQLFRLFHNEKHTESLEVLQKEKQYKIEKIEKKKEKAKELLKEKKKDAGELGSDLDKIEQDIREVEADITKKKQTFIKAKERVAHMQKKVESARKSLAQARIADGAHKKDINELQDELRLVEQAKAAYEASIAGQSQLQGRDVQLEDEQVEEYNRLKEEAGKQSARYLPLLDSINRKQKSDQDRLDNEGRKKTEVENKHKQKGHMQDEAAKRVERLGEHIKTSEAALEDQKKLRSDLQSDIGIAKDKIQNLERELESISEQLGDARVDKHEMSRTKRKTEVVEHFKLLFPGVYDRMYNMCEPIHKKYNVAITKVLGRYMEAIVVDTEKTARHCIQYLKEQYLEPETFLPLDYIQAKPLKERLRNIQEPKNVKLLYDVLHFSPKDIERAVLFATNNALVCETPEDANKVAYEMDKNARYNCVALDGSFYQKSGIISGGSLDLAKKAERWDEKQTAQLKAQKMKLTEELHESLKKSRKESELNIVESQIRGLETRLKYSKSDFLETQKQIATLAIELEGLQNELNMFAPTIAAIEKTMAARDREIQNIKENMNNVEDDVFARFCEKIGVSNIRQYEGKELRSQQERSKKRMEFENQCNRIHSQLDFERQRDTESNVLRWEQAVQDAEDKLESARRVESNQKMEMDHDATRIEQLKSERDMKKLKVDQKDDEIGNARCKVRAIAKDIQAAQIQLNGIETKIEQKKVDRHTILMQCKMEDIVIPMLHGNMEDIINETDEVNNTESNNDSGLSNQRQYERERRITIDYGLLPEILKNVDDDDIKKTRDELTRLITDLQSAIQRIEAPNMKATERLDLVKEKLQETNEVFEQSRKKAKNTKTQFEKIKKERYDKFMSCFEHVANEIDPIYKSLAKSRSAQAFLGLENPEEPYLNGINYNCVAPGKRFQPMSNLSGGEKTVAALALLFAIHSFQPAPFFVLDEIDAALDGTNIGKVASYIRNKTSSLQTIVISLNEEFYTHADALIGICPDSGKCLESKVITLDLSVYPTHIERVLVAAQLRPTPDPLKTGDARTESPVGPA; from the exons ATGCCGGCGTTTTTGAAGCATATCGAAGTGGATAACTTTAAGTCGTACAAAGGGGAACTTATTATCGGTCCTTTGAAATCGTTTACCGCTGTTATCGGACCAAATGGAAGTG GAAAATCCAATTTTATGGACGCGATCAGTTTCGTGATGGGAGAGAAAACAAGTAGTTTACGTGTGAAACGTTGTAGCGAGCTGATCCACGGAGCAGCGATAGGACTGCCAGTAGCTCGAAG CGCGTCTGTAACCGCCGTCTTTGAACTGGAAGATGGCAGTGAGAAAAATTTTATGCGTTCTGTGCGAGAATCTTCCTCCGAGTATAGAATAAATCATAAT GTTGTCACGAGTCAAGTATACTTTAACGAATTGGAACACCTTGGTATTAATGTGAAAGCAAAAAATTTCCTTGTTTTCCAAGGAGCCATTGAATCAATTGCCATGAAAAATCCAAAAGAGCGTACTGCACTGTTCGAAGAGATTAGTAATTCGGGAGCACTGAAAGCAGAGTATGAAAG ATTGAAGACAGAAATGTTGAAGGCAGAAATGGAAATGCAGTTCTTCTATCAGAGGAGAAGGGGGATCGCCGCTGAGAGAAAAGAACTGAAACTAGAGAAGGATGAAGCTGAGAAGTATCAACGTTTGAAGAAAGAATATGTAGAAAAGCAAGTTGAATTGCAATTGTTTCGTTTGTTTCATAATGAGAAGCACACGGAGAGTTTAGAAGTGTTGCAAAAGGAAAAGCAATACAAGATCGAGAAgatagaaaagaagaaagagaaggcGAAGGAGTTgttgaaagaaaagaaaaaagatgcTGGAGAATTGGGAAGCGACCTCGATAAAATCGAACAGGACATCAGAGAAGTGGAAGCGGACAtaacaaagaaaaaacaaacGTTTATCAAAGCGAAGGAACGCGTTGCGCATATGCAGAAGAAGGTAGAATCCGCACGGAAGTCATTGGCTCAAGCTCGCATCGCGGATGGAGCTCATAAGAAAGATATAAATGAGCTTCAGGACGAATTGCGACTAGTGGAGCAAGCTAAAGCAGCCTACGAAGCAAGTATAGCTGGGCAATCGCAGCTGCAAGGAAGAGACGTACAACTTGAAGACGAACAG GTGGAGGAGTACAATCGTTTGAAAGAGGAAGCAGGCAAACAGTCGGCAAGGTATCTGCCACTCCTCGATTCCATTAATCGCAAACAAAAATCTGACCAAGACAGACTAGACAACGAAGGACGGAAGAAAACTGAGGTAGAGAACAAGCACAAACAGAAAGGTCACATGCAAGACGAAGCTGCGAAGAGAGTAGAGAGATTAGGGGAACATATTAAAACGTCGGAAGCTGCTTTGGAGGATCAGAAGAAGCTGAGATCTGATTTACAGTCGGACATTGGTATTGCCAAAGATAAAATACAGAACCTTGAACGAGAATTGGAAAGCATTTCTGAGCAATTGGGCGACGCGAGAGTTGACAAGCACGAAATGTCAAGGACTAAGAGGAAAACCGAAGTTGTAGAACATTTTAAGCTCTTGTTCCCTGGGGTG TACGACCGTATGTATAATATGTGCGAACCTATTCATAAGAAGTACAATGTTGCAATTACTAAAGTCCTCGGTAGATACATGGAGGCGATTGTTGTCGATACAGAGAAAACAGCTAGACATTGTATTCAATACCTCAAAGAACAGTATCTCGAACCAGAAACGTTTCTTCCTCTCGATTATATTCAAGCGAAGCCCTTGAAAGAAAGGCTTAG AAACATTCAAGAAcctaaaaatgtaaaattgttgTACGACGTCTTGCATTTTTCTCCGAAGGATATTGAGAGGGCTGTGTTGTTTGCTACGAATAACGCTCTCGTGTGTGAAACGCCTGAAGATGCGAATAAAGTAGCTTATGAAATGGACAAAAATGCAAGATACAAT TGTGTTGCGTTAGACGGATCGTTTTATCAAAAATCTGGAATTATATCTGGCGGTAGTTTGGATCTTGCAAAGAAAGCGGAACGGTGGGACGAGAAACAAACGGCTCAACTGAAAGCACAGAAG aTGAAATTAACGGAAGAGTTACACGAGTCTTTGAAGAAGTCTCGGAAAGAGTCCGAATTGAACATAGTTGAATCGCAAATACGTGGATTAGAAACACGGCTGAAGTATAGCAAGAGTGATTTTCTCGAAACT CAAAAACAAATTGCAACACTCGCGATAGAATTAGAAGGTTTACAGAATGAGTTGAATATGTTCGCT CCAACGATCGCTGCTATTGAGAAAACTATGGCTGCAAGGGACCGagaaatacaaaatattaaagaGAACATGAACAATGTCGAGGATGACGTATTCGCCAGATTTTGCGAAAAAATAGGAGTGTCCAATATTCGTCAGTACGAAGGAAAAGAGTTAAG ATCACAACAGGAAAGATCAAAGAAGAGAATGGAATTTGAGAACCAATGCAACCGCATACACAGTCAATTAGATTTTGAGAGACAACGCGACACGGAGA GCAACGTTTTACGTTGGGAACAAGCGGTTCAAGATGCAGAAGACAAGCTCGAGTCAGCAAGGCGGGTTGAGTCTAATCAGAAAATGGAGATGGATCACGATGCGACTCGAATAGAACAATTGAAATCAGAACGGGACATGAAGAAACTGAAGGTTGACCAAAAGGACGATGAAATTGGCAACGCGAGATGCAAGGTTCGGGCAATCGCGAAAGACATACAAGCTGCCCAGATACAATTGAACGGTATCGAAACGAAAATTGAGCAAAAGAAAGTTGATCGGCACACTATACTGATGCAGTGCAAG ATGGAGGATATTGTAATTCCAATGCTCCACGGGAATATGGAGGACATTATTAATGAGACGGATGAAGTTAACAACACAGAATCCAATAATGACTCAGGTTTGAGCAATCAGCGGCAATACGAACGAGAAAGACGAATCACCATCGATTATGGTCTTCTCcctgaaattttgaagaacgtGGACGATGACGATATCAAGAAAACCCGCGACGAACTAACGAGGTTGATTACCGATTTACAGAGTGCCATTCAAAGAATTGAAGCTCCCAATATGaag GCGACGGAAAGATTAGATCTCGTCAAGGAGAAATTACAAGAGACAAACGAAGTATTCGAGCAGTCCCGGAAAAAGGCGAAGAATACGAAAACACAGTTCGAGAAAATCAAGAAGGAGAGGTACGACAAATTCATGTCATGTTTCGAGCATGTGGCCAACGAGATCGATCCGATTTACAAG AGTCTCGCAAAAAGTCGGTCTGCCCAGGCATTCCTTGGTCTAGAAAATCCAGAAGAACCATACCTGAATggtattaattataattgtgTTGCTCCGGGAAAACGATTCCAGCCAATGTCGAATTTGTCTGGAGGAGAGAAAACAGTTGCCGCGTTGGCTTTGTTGTTTGCAATTCATAG TTTCCAACCAGCACCGTTTTTTGTATTGGATGAGATCGATGCTGCACTGGATGGTACTAATATAGGAAAAGTTGCAAGTTACATACGTAACAAGACAAGCTCCTTGCAAACCATTGTTATATCTTTGAATGAAGAGTTTTATACGCATGCTGACGCATTGATTGGCATTTGCCCTGAT